GTCTTATTTCGTCCCCGAACCCGGAGAGGAATACGTTTTGGGTAATGATATTGAACTGGATAATAAAGGTAAGTCGTATCATGTGATCGGCGATTTTGAAGCCACTTTAGACGGAAAAGGGCATACTATCTCCAATATTTTCCTGGGAGAAGGTGATGGAGATTACGCACTGATGGGATTTTTTGGGAATATCATTAGTACAGGTACTGTCAGGAATATTCATTTTAAATATGCACCCAATGGCCTCACCTCCGCTAAAGGCCTCATCATTGGTCCTATTGCAGCAAAATGCAGTGGTAAAATCATCAATTGTACTGTTAATGCTGATATTATAGCTCCGGAAAGCTATGACGCAAGCGGACTCGTTGGACTCCTGGATAGTTTTGCAGTACTTTCCGGCAGCCGCTTTGAAGGTTCCATGGTCTGCAAGGCCTACGCTGGTCTGGTAGGCAGGTTAAGAGGCGGACGGATCGCTGCCTGCGGTACATCTATTGAAATAAGAAATACCCCGCAAGCAGGTGGAGCCTTTCTTGGTATGTATTACAGACCATTGTTTCTCAATGGATTTAATAACGACTCCATTACTAATTGTTATGCCTGGATAAAATCATTGCCTGCAGATGGTAAGTATTATTTCGCAGGCAACAGGCCAGTGAACGACGGAAGCGAAAATCCAAAGTTCCTGAACTGTTATTCCAATACCGGCAATGTGATTGCCAACTTCCCGCAGCCACAATTATACACAGATGTCGCTTCGCTGACCAGCATATTTACACAGATGACTGCCAGCAGTCAAAACTGGCCCGCCGGCATAGAACGCCCAACCGGCCCGTTATTCAAAGCTAATCCAGACCCAACAAAGCCACCCTTGCTCTGGTGGCAATAAAAACAAAACCCCGGGACCAACAGCCCCGGGGTTTTGTTTTTTTATCTTACTAAATACTACTCCAAATGAAAATTAGTCATCCCATGATAATGGTTCTGTAACTCATTCAGCGTAATATGATGCTTCAGTTCACGGAATTCATCCCTGTAATGCAGTACTATCAAAGGCTCATGCCCATCCGGATACCAGCGTACAGAAAATGGCCCACGCACATATAAAGTGCCTTTGCCGTTGCCTGAAGAAGATTCATCTACATGAAACTGCAACTGCAGCAGCGTTTCTGGTGTAAGCTTCACTGAATACAGGTTATCCAGATCATACCACAACTCATTATCGTTATCAGTGGCAACAAGGATCTTTTTACTGAAGTGATCTACTTCGAGGATCTTGCCAGGTCTTTCAACTCCTCCATAACTTGTAATAACCGTATCACCTGTTTTCAGTTGGTGGATGTTTATCATAATGAAGACGTTTTAAGTGTTATATGAATATACGTAAAACGCTTCAGATGATCAAGATGTTCGGAGCGAAAATTTCCCGCTTATCTTACCACTTTCCTGATCTCCACCAGTTTCTCCAGCAGCTCTTCCAGCAGGTCCAGGCGCAGCATGTTGGCACCGTCGGATTTAGCGCAGGAAGGATCAGGATGTGTTTCAATGAATAATCCATCTGCACCGGTAGCAATAGCCGCTTTGGCAATGGTACTGATCAGTTTCGGATTACCACCGGTAACACCACCCGGCTGGTTAGGCTGTTGTAAAGAGTGGGTACAGTCCATCACCACAGGTTGTCCCAAATCACGCATGATAGGAATATTGCGGTAATCTACTACAAGGTCCTGGTAACCGAAGGTGGTACCACGCTCTGTCAGCATGATTTTATCATTGCCGGCACCTTTGATTTTCTCAACGGCAAATTTCATAGACTCGCCACTGAGGAATTGTCCTTTCTTAACGTTTACTACTTTACCGGTTTCTGCTGCTGCCAGCAGGATGTCTGTCTGACGGCATAAAAACGCAGGTATCTGCAATACGTCTACATAAGCTGCTGCCATAGCTGCTTCTGCTGCAGAGTGTATATCTGATGTTACAGGTACGTTAAAAGTCTTGCCTATCTTTTGCAATAATTCCAGTCCTTCCACATCACCGATGCCGGTAAAGGAATGAATACTGGTACGATTGGCTTTGCGATATGAGGCTTTGAAAATGTAAGGGATTTCCAGTCTTTTACAGATGCCGGAAACTTTCTCGGCGACTGTCATCAGTATCTCTTCTTCTTCAATCACACAGGGGCCTGCAATCAGGAAAAAATTATCCGGATTGTACTGCTCCTGGAACAATGATTTTAAATGCTTCATCATAATTTTATTTCTGTTGAATCAGGTTGCAAAGGTAACCTTTATTATGTAGTAATCTGGCCTTTCCAGACCCGGCTTGTAAGGCTTATGTCATAATATTGTAATCCACAAACATTTCTGTTCCTCAATGGTAATTGCTATTGTTATAGCATTGTCAAGCGCATATATGTGCTGTTCGGAAATAGACAGGAACCCAGTAATATTACGTCCGTTTAAAAAATATCTGCAACAACAAACTTGTTATGAAGAAAGATAAGATCCTGGTTATTGGTGCCTGTGGACAAATTGGCGTGGAGCTGACCCTGGCCTTAAGGAAAATGTATGGAGATGCAAACGTACTGGCGTCTGACCTCCGTGAAGAACACGATCTGCTGAAAGGAACCGGGCCTTATGTGTCGCTGGATGTAATGAACAAGGAAATGTTGCACGTGCTGGTAATCCGTCACAATATTACCCAGATCTATCTCCTGGCGGCTATCCTTTCCGCTACCGGCGAAAAAAATCCTTTACTGGCATGGCATATCAATATGCAAAGCCTCCTCAACGTACTGGATATCGCCAAGGAAGAACACCTCGATAAAGTATACTGGCCTAGCTCCATCGCTGTATTCGGCCCTAACTCCCCTATGCAGGATACACCACAGCATACGATCATCGAACCAACTACCATCTACGGTATCTCCAAATTCGCCGGCGAACGCTGGTGCGAATACTATAACCACCGCTATGGTGTAGATGTAAGAAGTCTGCGCTACCCTGGCCTGATCAGCTATAAATCTGCTCCGGGCGGCGGTACCACCGACTACGCAGTAGAAATCTTCCACGAAGCAAAAGAAAATAAAAAATATACCAGCTTCCTCTCCGAAGATACCTACCTGCCAATGATGTATATGCCGGATGCTATCAGAGCTACCATCGAACTGATGGAAGCCGATGCCTCCAAAATATCCATCCGCAGCGCCTATAACCTTTCTGCTATGAGCTTCTCACCAAAAGAAATCGCAGCAGAAATCAAAAAGCATATTCCTGAGTTTACCATCGGTTACGAGCCAGACTACCGCCAGCAAATCGCAGACGGCTGGCCTAACAGCATGGACGACAGCATGGCTCGTAAAGACTGGGGCTGGAAACCGGAGTACGATCTCGCTAAAATGACAAAAGATATGCTGGACAATATTTAATTTCTCCCGATGTTAAGCCGGAGCCGCAGGCTCCGGCTTAACATCGGGAATCTGGTCCCGCCGAAGGCGGGACCAGATTCCCGAAAAGATATAATGCAAAAAGGCTCTCCCATTTGGAAGAGCCTTTTTGCATTATAAAGTGGTATAATTTATTCAACAAACCCCACTGCTACAGTGGTGTTGTTAAACTCATCTATCAGAATAAACGCGCCATTGGCAGGATTCACGCTATAGGCATCCGCCAGTACCGGCGACGCCGTTTTAACGGTGATCTTACCGATATCATTCAGGCCCATGGAGGTTTTACCTTCAATCTGCTCGTAATTGGTAACATCCACCACAAAATTGATCTGCTGTACTTTTGCTTTTACGCGGTTTACACCATGTTGCAGGAGATAGGTTTTTCCTGTTGTCAATGGGGTGGCATCCATCCAGCATACCTGTGCTGTAACCTCTTTCAGCTGCTGAGGCTGCTGATCTGGTTTTACCAGCATATTACCGCGACTGCTGTCAATTTCATCTTCCAGGGTAATCACCACGCTTTCTCTTGCATGCGCTGTATCCAGTTGTTTTTCGAACTGCTCAATGGTTTTGATTTTACTGCGCTGACCCGAAGGCAGGGATATCACTTCTTCGCCTACACGGAAATGGCCACTGGCCACTTTACCTGCAAAGCCGCGGAAATCGTGGTATTCCGTTGTTCTTGGGCGGATAACACTCTGGATAGGGAAACGGGCAGGATGTACGCTGTCTGCATGATCAAACTGAACCTGCTCCAGGTAATCCAGCAGGGTAGGGCCCTGGTACCAGCTGATGGCGCCATTGCTGGAAGCCACGTTTTCGCCGTACAGGGAAGAAACAGGGATGAACTTCACCTCCCGGCCTTTGTAGCCGGCATTCTCCAGCAGCTGCTGGAATTCTTCACTGATCTGGTTGAAACGGGCTTCGCTGTAGTCGACCAGGTCCATTTTATTAACGCATACCACCAGGTAAGGAATACGCAGGAGGTTGGCGATGAAGAAATGGCGGAAAGTCTGTTCCACAATGCCTTTGCGGGCATCGATGAGGATCAGGGATACCTGGGCGTTGGAAGCGCCGGTAACCATGTTGCGGGTATATTCGATATGTCCCGGCGTATCGGCGATGATATATTTTCTGGTGGGAGTAGAAAAGTAGATATGTGCCACATCAATGGTAATACCTTGCTCACGTTCCGCTACCAGACCATCAGTCAGGAGGGAGAGATCGGTGAAGTCAAGACCTTTTCTTTTGCTGGCAGCATGTAATGCTTCCATTTTATCTTGGGGGATAGAATTGGTATCGTAGAGAAGACGTCCTATGAGCGTGCTTTTTCCATCATCTACACTACCGGAGGTGGCTATACGTAATACTTCCATTTTGTTTTGTTTTGTGTACAGCAGATGAGCTGCTGCGGGTGTTTTCCGCGGGTGGCGCGGGAATGTAGTTCCATCCTGGCAAAACCTGTGCAGGTATTGCCGTTTGCCGGTTAGAAATAACCAGCCTGCTTACGTTTTTCCATAGCAGCTTCAGAGCGTTTATCATCAATACGGGCGCCTCTTTCAGAGATTTTGGCTTCCATAATTTCAGCGATGATATCTTCCAGTTTATCTGCTTCGGAGAGCACGGCTGCGGTACAGGTCATATCACCAACAGTACGGAAACGTACTTTCTGGAGATAAGGCACCTCATCGGCAGTGGTATTCAGGAAAGGAGAGTATGGCCAGTAAAGTCCGTCTCTTTCAATGATTTCGCGCTCATGTGCGTAATAGATAGATGGAATACGGAGATTTTCCCTGCGGATGTAATTCCAGACATCCAGCTCTGTCCAGTTAGAGATAGGGAATACCCTTACGTTTTCGCCTATATTAATTTTACCGTTGAGGATATCAAACAGTTCAGGGCGTTGCATTTTAGCATTCCATTGACCGAATTCATCTCTTACAGAGAAGATCCTTTCCTTTGCACGTGCTTTCTCTTCGTCGCGGCGGGCGCCCCCTATACATGCATCAAACTTGCCTTCTTCGATGGCATCGAGGAGGGTAACGGTTTGCAGGGCATTACGGCTGGCGTATTTACCGGTTTCTTCCTGTACTTTTCCCTGGTCAATGCTATCCTGCACATTCCGTACAATGATATCCAGGCCCAGTGTATCTACCAGCCAGTCGCGGAACTCGATGGTTTCCGGGAAGTTATGACCCGTATCTACATGGAGTAAAGGAAAAGGTATTTTACCTGGATAGAAAGCCTTCTGTGCTAAGCGTACCAGGGTGATGGAGTCCTTTCCACCGGAGAAAAGCAACACGGGTTTCTCAAACTGGGCAGCAGTTTCACGAAGTATATAGATGGCTTCATCTTCCAGTGCCTGAGGAAATTCCCAATTGATCTGATTCGTCATGGACTATATAAATTAGTTGAAGTTATCGTGTTTGTTTAGAGAAGATTATGAAGATGATCAGCCATGGAGGCCACATTCCTTATGGGAGATCTCCCACCACCAGCGACCCGCCCTTGGATGCTCACCTGGCTCGATGGCGCGGGTACATGGGGCGCAGCCTATGCTGATAAAGCCTTTATCATGCAGCTTGTTATAAGGAATGTTATGCGTTTTCAGGTGATCGATCATCTCGTCGAAGGTCCAGTGGATCAGCGGATTGTATTTGTACAACTGCTTGTTTTCGTCCCACTCGAGCGCTTTCATATCATGACGGTTGTCGGATTGTTCGGCGCGTAAACCGGTAATCCAGACTTTCACTCCCTGCAATGCACGGTTCAGGGGCACCACCTTACGGATACCACAACACTCTTTCCTGTTGTCAACTGATTCGTAAAAGCTGTTCGGACCTTTAGCCTTCAGCAACTGTTCTACAGCTGCTGTTTCAGGGAAATACACGTCTATCGGCTGTTTGTAGCGTGCCATCGTCAGGTCGATGAGGTCATAGGTTTCCTGGAACAGTCGCCCGGTATCCAGGGTAAATACCCGCACGGGTAAGTTATTGCGCCAGATAATGTCTGCAATTACCTGGTCTTCCTGGCCAAAAGATGTGGAAAATGCTACTGCTCCCGGATATTGCTCCGTCAACAGCCTGATGCCTTCCACTACTGACTTGTTGTCCAGCGCGGTGGTAATGTCTGTCATGTAATACTTCCTTATGGTGAAATGCCTTGTGCCAGCCCTTCTGCACTGAAATTTATTGCAGCGGGTATACAAAAATACATAAAACCTATAAAAAAGATAGACTAAATAGGTAAAAAGCAAAAATATTTTGATGGACGTATGCCGGACCGGCAGCCAGCCTGCAGTAAGGCAGGATTTGATCAGAAATGGAGGGAATAGGGGGCAAAGAAAAAGCTCCTGCCTGGGCAGGAGCTTTCTAAATTCTTGATAATCTTTTACTTAGGCATTCCTTGTAAGAATATCTTTCAGTGTCTTGTTTTCCAGAATTTTGAGTGCGGAGTCTCTAACTCTACCCATTACTTCATTCAAACCACAGATAGCTTCGTCACGACAGTTCTCGCAACGTTCGTAGTAGTTCAGGCTCACGCAGGGCAGCAGTGCAATAGGACCGTCCAGCAGGCGTATAATCCTTGCCAGCGCGATTTCCTTTGGCGGCTTCATCAGGTAATAGCCACCGCCTTTCCCTTTTTTACTACCCAGAATACCAGAGTTTTTCAACTCCAGGAGAATATTTTCCAGAAACTTGATAGATATATTCTTTTCCTGTGCTATTTCAGAGATAAGGATAGGTCCTTTGTCTACATTCTCGGCCAGGTAAATTAATGCGTGAAATGCGTATTGTGTTTTTTTAGATAACATATCGTCTGTTTTGCATCCCCCCTGGATGTGCTTTGGTGGCAGCGAACATTATTTAACCTAACAAATATAAGTTGTTCCTGCGTTTTTTTGACATTTTGCCATAGATAACCTGACAAACCCGCAAAAGCAGGCTTTATTCAAACTATCTTTTAGAGGTTCAGCACATCTTTCATGGTAAACACACCTGTTTTGCCTTTCAGCCATTCTGCTGCAACTACAGCGCCGGCAGCAAAGCCTTCCCTTGAATGGGCCGTATGTGTAATGCTGATATCGTCGATAGGAGAGGTATAAGTGACAGAGTGCGTACCCGGCGCCGGATCAATACGTTTGGAGATGATCGGCAGCAGCTCAGGGTTATGGCTTTCTTCGTTTACCCATTCTTTTTTACGGGTAACGGAGTGCAGCAGTTGTTCTGCCAGCGTGATGGCAGTTCCGCTTGGACTGTCTTTCTTCTGGGTATGGTGGATTTCTTCCATCCATACATCGTATTGAGACTGACCAGCCATCAGTTCAGCCAGGCGTTTGTTTACTTCAAAGAAGATGTTTACACCGATGCTGAAATTGGTGGCATGCAGGAAAGCTTTTCCTTCTTTTTTGCAGATTTCTTCAATTTCAGGCAATTTTTCCAGCCATCCGGTGGTGCCGCAAACAACAGGGACATTTGCTTCAAAGCATTTGAGGATGTTTTCGTAGGCTGTTTCCGGGCTGGTAAATTCGATAGCTACATCTGCCTGGCCAAGGTGTTCCTTGTCCAGCAGGTGTTTATGGCTGATATCTATGCGCAGTATAACTTCGTGACCTTTGGCGGTAGCAATGGCATCAATGGCTTTACCCATTTTGCCATATCCGATCAGTGCGATTTTCATAACCTTTTACTTCGGTTTTTTTATGTTGATGGCGGCGACTAGCGACCTGCATAATACAGGCCCTGTCTGGTTTTTTTCCCTCCGAGAGAGATATTGACACCTATGCCTAATGTGCGATTATTAATGATGGTGGGCGACACTCTGAGCGACAGATCATCTGAAATGTCGAAGGAGCGGAGATGTGCAAATACAGTCGCATCCACGATATTCAATCCATATGACAATACGAAGAACAATACAGAATAATCCACGTACGACCGGTACTGGTCCCTGATCACCTTGATGGCATCTGCGGGATAGGTACGCGGGTAAATGGTTTCAAATTCGTCGTGAATATCGGGGTTGTTGAGTAACCTGATACGGTAGGCGTCACGGTAACGCTTATACTCTTTCATATTGAAAATGAAAAAGCCGGTACAGGTACCGATCGCCGCATATACTAAAGGTATTTTCCAGTATTCTCTGTTATAGGCCTGACCTAAACCTGGCAGAACTGCTGAGTAAAGCGCTGCTTTACGCGGACTATGATAGTTGGCAGGCTCTCCCAGTTTATCAGACTGGATAATGCTATCCATGTGTTTGGCATGTGCTGCACTGTCCGACGCTGCTTTACTTACCTGGATTGTTGTATCGGAGGTAAATTTGATGGCAGGGGGCACCGTGTCCCGTTGCTGCGTGGTAGCAGCCATTACAGGTGCTGTTGCTATGCACAGCAACAGGAATAAAGTTATACGCAAAAAATGATGAATCTGTCCAGCCTTATTAGCCACCGTAAATGTCAATTTTTTCCAGAATGCTATCCAGTTCTTCATCTGAATAGAATTCGATCATAATACTTCCTTTTCCGTTCTTGTCTCTGTCCAGTTTAACTTTCGTTGAGAAGTGCGAGGCCAGGTTATCCTGAATTTTCTGGAAGGCTGGCGGCAGTTTAACTTTTGCCTTTTGCTGGTTTCCTTTCTCTGTAGCCTGAGCCATACGACGGGCCAGTTCTTCCGTCTGACGGACAGAAAGGCCTTCTTTTATGATTTCATTATACAGGAATAACTGGTTTTCTACTTTTTCAATACCGGTAATAACGCGTGCATGGCCCATGCTGAGCTGGCCATTTCTTACGGCTACCTGGATATCTGGTGGCAGTTTTAACAGGCGGATATAGTTGGTTACCGTACTTCTTTCCTTGCCCATACGGTCGGCCACCTGTTCCTGTGTGAGAGAACATTCTTCCATCAGGCGCTTGTAGCTGAGCCCCACCTCAATGGCATTGAGGTTTTCGCGCTGGAGGTTTTCCAGCAGGGCCAGTTCCAGCAGCTCCTGGTCATTTACCTGGCGAACATATGCAGGGATATCTTTCAGGTCAGCCATTTTGCTGGCTCTCCATCTGCGTTCGCCGGCAATGAGCTGGTATTTTTTATTGCTGATTTTAGCCACCGTAACCGGCTGGATAATATCATGCAGTTTAATAGACTGACTCAGCTCCTGTAATGCCACCTCGTCAAAATCACGGCGGGGCTGTTTAGGGTTGGTCACGATCTGGTCTAACGGGATACGTTCAATACCAGTAGCAGTGGCCACTACCTTATCACCCAGCGCACCAGCTGTTTGCTTCAGATCTGTATCTATATTTTGGAGCAAAGAGCGGATGCCCTTACCCAGCGCTTCTTTCTTACTTGGATTGGTCATCGTTTATAGCTAAGATTTTGTCTTTAGATTTAATTTTTGTGAAATTATGTTTCTGCAGGATTTCTTTTGCCAGGTTGAGATAATTGATCGCTCCTGTGCTGGCAGCGTCGTACATAATTACTGATTTACCAAAGCTTGGTGCTTCACCCAGCTTGGTATTACGGTGTATGATCGTGTTAAAGACACTCTCTT
This window of the Chitinophaga sp. Cy-1792 genome carries:
- a CDS encoding phosphoadenylyl-sulfate reductase; the protein is MTDITTALDNKSVVEGIRLLTEQYPGAVAFSTSFGQEDQVIADIIWRNNLPVRVFTLDTGRLFQETYDLIDLTMARYKQPIDVYFPETAAVEQLLKAKGPNSFYESVDNRKECCGIRKVVPLNRALQGVKVWITGLRAEQSDNRHDMKALEWDENKQLYKYNPLIHWTFDEMIDHLKTHNIPYNKLHDKGFISIGCAPCTRAIEPGEHPRAGRWWWEISHKECGLHG
- a CDS encoding Rrf2 family transcriptional regulator, with translation MLSKKTQYAFHALIYLAENVDKGPILISEIAQEKNISIKFLENILLELKNSGILGSKKGKGGGYYLMKPPKEIALARIIRLLDGPIALLPCVSLNYYERCENCRDEAICGLNEVMGRVRDSALKILENKTLKDILTRNA
- the kdsA gene encoding 3-deoxy-8-phosphooctulonate synthase; the protein is MMKHLKSLFQEQYNPDNFFLIAGPCVIEEEEILMTVAEKVSGICKRLEIPYIFKASYRKANRTSIHSFTGIGDVEGLELLQKIGKTFNVPVTSDIHSAAEAAMAAAYVDVLQIPAFLCRQTDILLAAAETGKVVNVKKGQFLSGESMKFAVEKIKGAGNDKIMLTERGTTFGYQDLVVDYRNIPIMRDLGQPVVMDCTHSLQQPNQPGGVTGGNPKLISTIAKAAIATGADGLFIETHPDPSCAKSDGANMLRLDLLEELLEKLVEIRKVVR
- the dapB gene encoding 4-hydroxy-tetrahydrodipicolinate reductase, translating into MKIALIGYGKMGKAIDAIATAKGHEVILRIDISHKHLLDKEHLGQADVAIEFTSPETAYENILKCFEANVPVVCGTTGWLEKLPEIEEICKKEGKAFLHATNFSIGVNIFFEVNKRLAELMAGQSQYDVWMEEIHHTQKKDSPSGTAITLAEQLLHSVTRKKEWVNEESHNPELLPIISKRIDPAPGTHSVTYTSPIDDISITHTAHSREGFAAGAVVAAEWLKGKTGVFTMKDVLNL
- a CDS encoding ParB/RepB/Spo0J family partition protein — protein: MTNPSKKEALGKGIRSLLQNIDTDLKQTAGALGDKVVATATGIERIPLDQIVTNPKQPRRDFDEVALQELSQSIKLHDIIQPVTVAKISNKKYQLIAGERRWRASKMADLKDIPAYVRQVNDQELLELALLENLQRENLNAIEVGLSYKRLMEECSLTQEQVADRMGKERSTVTNYIRLLKLPPDIQVAVRNGQLSMGHARVITGIEKVENQLFLYNEIIKEGLSVRQTEELARRMAQATEKGNQQKAKVKLPPAFQKIQDNLASHFSTKVKLDRDKNGKGSIMIEFYSDEELDSILEKIDIYGG
- a CDS encoding sulfate adenylyltransferase subunit 1 — protein: MEVLRIATSGSVDDGKSTLIGRLLYDTNSIPQDKMEALHAASKRKGLDFTDLSLLTDGLVAEREQGITIDVAHIYFSTPTRKYIIADTPGHIEYTRNMVTGASNAQVSLILIDARKGIVEQTFRHFFIANLLRIPYLVVCVNKMDLVDYSEARFNQISEEFQQLLENAGYKGREVKFIPVSSLYGENVASSNGAISWYQGPTLLDYLEQVQFDHADSVHPARFPIQSVIRPRTTEYHDFRGFAGKVASGHFRVGEEVISLPSGQRSKIKTIEQFEKQLDTAHARESVVITLEDEIDSSRGNMLVKPDQQPQQLKEVTAQVCWMDATPLTTGKTYLLQHGVNRVKAKVQQINFVVDVTNYEQIEGKTSMGLNDIGKITVKTASPVLADAYSVNPANGAFILIDEFNNTTVAVGFVE
- the cysD gene encoding sulfate adenylyltransferase subunit CysD, encoding MTNQINWEFPQALEDEAIYILRETAAQFEKPVLLFSGGKDSITLVRLAQKAFYPGKIPFPLLHVDTGHNFPETIEFRDWLVDTLGLDIIVRNVQDSIDQGKVQEETGKYASRNALQTVTLLDAIEEGKFDACIGGARRDEEKARAKERIFSVRDEFGQWNAKMQRPELFDILNGKINIGENVRVFPISNWTELDVWNYIRRENLRIPSIYYAHEREIIERDGLYWPYSPFLNTTADEVPYLQKVRFRTVGDMTCTAAVLSEADKLEDIIAEIMEAKISERGARIDDKRSEAAMEKRKQAGYF
- a CDS encoding DUF5683 domain-containing protein; its protein translation is MKNWIAFWKKLTFTVANKAGQIHHFLRITLFLLLCIATAPVMAATTQQRDTVPPAIKFTSDTTIQVSKAASDSAAHAKHMDSIIQSDKLGEPANYHSPRKAALYSAVLPGLGQAYNREYWKIPLVYAAIGTCTGFFIFNMKEYKRYRDAYRIRLLNNPDIHDEFETIYPRTYPADAIKVIRDQYRSYVDYSVLFFVLSYGLNIVDATVFAHLRSFDISDDLSLRVSPTIINNRTLGIGVNISLGGKKTRQGLYYAGR
- a CDS encoding NAD-dependent epimerase/dehydratase family protein, translating into MKKDKILVIGACGQIGVELTLALRKMYGDANVLASDLREEHDLLKGTGPYVSLDVMNKEMLHVLVIRHNITQIYLLAAILSATGEKNPLLAWHINMQSLLNVLDIAKEEHLDKVYWPSSIAVFGPNSPMQDTPQHTIIEPTTIYGISKFAGERWCEYYNHRYGVDVRSLRYPGLISYKSAPGGGTTDYAVEIFHEAKENKKYTSFLSEDTYLPMMYMPDAIRATIELMEADASKISIRSAYNLSAMSFSPKEIAAEIKKHIPEFTIGYEPDYRQQIADGWPNSMDDSMARKDWGWKPEYDLAKMTKDMLDNI